The Bacteroidales bacterium DNA segment TGCTTTTACACAAATTATCGGATTTGATTGCACCTCTCCCTTATTAAAAAAGAAATTATTGTTACAGATATTATATGTCTTAGCAGACTCCGGTTTTTCCCCAATTATAATTACTACAATAGAGTCTCTAATACAAATACCAATGCTTTTCCAGTTACTCGAACTATATTCTCCTTTTTGCAAAATAATCTTATCATAATTTGTGTTAAGATCAGCTACTGTCAATATTTTAACGATTTTAGATGGTTCCGATACAGTTGTAGTTAGTTGTATCTGCTCATATTTATAATTATAATTACCGAATTCCTTTGGCTCATGATTTAAAAATGTCTGAATATATTTTTCCTCAGCATTTTTATTTGCTGTAAGCATCAAAACAGGAGAAATATTGACGCTTTCCTGTCCAGCATCTGTTCTTTTTTGATTTAATAATTCAACTACCTCTTTCTCGATGGCTGTTAAGCAAACTTCCTGAGAGTAAAGACTTGAAATAAAACACATTACAATACTTGCAATTACTATTCTTTTCATGGTTTTAGCTATTAAGTTTATAAAAAATTAAAACGTAACAAAGCATAAAAATCACTACTGACCAACAAAAATACTAAATAAATAAAAAAATGAAATTGACTGAAATCTCACCACTCTCTGCTAGCGTAAACCTCTAATAATAAAGCAGTTGCATGGCAACTGCTCAGTTGTTTTTTATACATAAAGTCCATTTTTTTACATTTAAAATTTTGTATCTTTGGTTGAAATGATTTAAAAACAAAGATTATGCCAAAAACAAAAGAGTTCGCAAACAATCACGCATAGTTAGTTAATTACTTTTTTTCCATTTGAATGCACAAAAAGAACATTTCCAATATTTCCAAATCCTTCAAAGAAAGAAAAATCTCCTTCTTTTTTAAAAACATTTTCATTAAGTCCTAGCATTGTTAGCCCAGCATCCATTGATCTTTTATTAATAATTTCCTTTACAGAAACATTTTCATCTCGCTCTATAATTTCAATATTAGTTTCTGTGATAGGCATGCGTCCGCTATTAATCAATTCACGCATATTTTGTTTGATATCCTTCATCTCATGAGCGTAACAAACATTAAAAATCTTTATATTGGCTTTTTTCCAGCTCGGGTGCCCCATTATGATAAAACCAAGCAAAATCATCAAATTTGTGTTTTCGGTATCAAAACGACTTACCCAAATATGAATTCCATTTTTATATAAAATAGGCTTACGACTTGTGCCTAAAATACAAACATCAAATCCTCCTGCACTTACCATGCGGAAATTAGTTACTATATCATGCAAATCATCTTCTGGTTCACTTTTCATATATTCAAAAAGAACCATATTGTTTTCCATTCCTGCAATTCCCGGAGTTTGTATAGACTGCGATATAGCCGATGTTGTTGAAGGCGAAATAAGAGTGTCAACATAAACCTGATTAGATTTATCAAGATTATTAAGCAAACGCTCTAATTCAGCTTTCGCTTGCTCGTTAGTTTTTTTCGAGTAATAGCCGTCTATCAAATGCAAATAAGTACCAAAACCGTATTTGTAAGAAATCCAGTTTAGCAATTTTAACGCTGAGTCTCGCTTAAAAGTGTTTCTGGAAATACATATAGCACTAGGCCGCCATTCTTCTTCCGAAGTAATTTGAAATGAAGTCCTTTTTCTCTTTTGAAGATATATTTGCAATCCTCTATTCATTTGAAAAAGAGTGTTCGCAAATATCGCTGAAAATCCTTTGCGATCACTATGATAGCGTTCCATATAAATATATAATCCAATTATAGATATATATGCTATAAGTGTGTAAACAACGCTAATTTGGAACATTGCCCAGACTGAAATAATAAATCCTGAAAGCGAAATATACCATTTAGATTTGAATGTGGGTCTATATGACGGAGAAGAGCCGAAGTGATGAAGAAAAGAAATTAAACATAGACTTCCGTAAGTAACTAAAAAGAACATTGATATGATTTGTGCCACCGAATCAACACTACCGAAGGCAACAAAAACCATAGCTATCATGCAAGTAACTAATGAAGCATTAACAGGCTCATTATCTTTTTCCCTAGTTTGACTCAACCATTCATTTCTATTCTTTATTGGTAACGAATCGTCTAAAGCAAGAGCCTGCAATGTGCGCGGTCCCACCATAATGGAACTCAATGCTGATGTGAATGTGCAAGCAGCTAAACCGAGCGGAATTAAAATTTTGCCACCAATAGCAATATCAGACATAATTAATTGATTGCTCAATAAAGATTCTGGAGACGCAGAGTTTGCTAATTTTAAGCAAATAATCAGATATAAAACTAATCCTGTAAAGGTCGCAGCAATAGTACCAATTGGTATGGATTTCCCCGGGTTTTTCAAATCACCCGATAAACCTACTCCTGCTGTTATTCCCGTAAACGCAGGAAATATAATAGCTAAAACTAAAAACATGTTTCCTGTGTTTTTTAATGAAACATTTTCACTAAAATAATCTATGCTTGCTCCATCCACAGGTTTTCCTAAAAAAAACATTAGTATAGCAATCAAAACAAGAGTTCCTGCAATATACAATACTTTTAAGCCCATGTTAGCACCTTTTTTTAGAACTAATATTGATAGCAAGAGCATTGTTGGAACACTTATTACCTGCCTAGG contains these protein-coding regions:
- a CDS encoding amino acid permease, which encodes MSNAKKFGTSAVYFTALSTIVGAIVFLRFGFAVGSVGLWGAFILITIGHLVTIPTALAISELATNKRVEGGGEYFIISRSFGLNIGATLGMLLYLSQTISVAFYIVAFTEAFDFLFNYLYVNYDIILPRQVISVPTMLLLSILVLKKGANMGLKVLYIAGTLVLIAILMFFLGKPVDGASIDYFSENVSLKNTGNMFLVLAIIFPAFTGITAGVGLSGDLKNPGKSIPIGTIAATFTGLVLYLIICLKLANSASPESLLSNQLIMSDIAIGGKILIPLGLAACTFTSALSSIMVGPRTLQALALDDSLPIKNRNEWLSQTREKDNEPVNASLVTCMIAMVFVAFGSVDSVAQIISMFFLVTYGSLCLISFLHHFGSSPSYRPTFKSKWYISLSGFIISVWAMFQISVVYTLIAYISIIGLYIYMERYHSDRKGFSAIFANTLFQMNRGLQIYLQKRKRTSFQITSEEEWRPSAICISRNTFKRDSALKLLNWISYKYGFGTYLHLIDGYYSKKTNEQAKAELERLLNNLDKSNQVYVDTLISPSTTSAISQSIQTPGIAGMENNMVLFEYMKSEPEDDLHDIVTNFRMVSAGGFDVCILGTSRKPILYKNGIHIWVSRFDTENTNLMILLGFIIMGHPSWKKANIKIFNVCYAHEMKDIKQNMRELINSGRMPITETNIEIIERDENVSVKEIINKRSMDAGLTMLGLNENVFKKEGDFSFFEGFGNIGNVLFVHSNGKKVIN